A genome region from Wielerella bovis includes the following:
- the glyS gene encoding glycine--tRNA ligase subunit beta, which yields MSQTLLIELLTEELPPKALNNLGNHFAAAIAEGLEKAQLIDGETKFTAYASPRRLAVAVPNVKAVQADQHIVKKGPALTANEKAIEGFARSNGVEVGSLKVIHDGKQEIYAHEFTQSGQTLAALLGDIVQAAVKKLPIPKVMRWGSSTHTFVRPVHGLIALHGAEVVPINVLGLDSANKTLGHRFLSQGEIVFAQADDYATQLAEQGKVIAQFTERKATIQAELDKQAGSLNATVAADESLLDEVTALVEYPVVLQASFEEHFLSVPQECLILTMQQNQKYFPLLDKNGKLMNQFLLVSNLKTDDPSHIIHGNERVLRARLSDAAFFYTQDQKATLASRLPKLANVVYHNKIGSQAERVERLQKIAAHIAGSLNADTALAERAAKLAKADLVTEMVGEFPELQGVMGKYYAQLDGEQPEIAQAIEQHYQPRFAGDTLPESAIATAVALADKLETLVGIWGIGLIPTGDKDPYALRRSALGVLRMLMNYPLSINDLLQFVAAQFPANLLAEKTVGEVADFMQARLAVLLQNDYPQDVVAAVLAQRPDRLDDLLAKLQAVQSFKQLPEASALAAANKRVQNLLKKAESELGEVRADLLAQDEEQALFTAVQDLQPRVQTAIAARDFQAALKALAAIKPQVDAFFDGVMVMVDDAAVKQNRLNLLNLLANLMNGVADISALSE from the coding sequence ATGTCCCAAACCCTTTTAATTGAATTACTTACCGAAGAACTCCCCCCAAAAGCCCTGAACAACTTGGGCAACCACTTCGCTGCCGCCATTGCCGAAGGCTTGGAAAAAGCCCAACTGATTGATGGCGAAACGAAATTCACCGCCTACGCCTCGCCACGCCGTTTGGCGGTAGCCGTGCCGAATGTGAAAGCGGTGCAAGCCGACCAGCACATCGTCAAAAAAGGTCCCGCGCTGACCGCCAACGAAAAAGCGATTGAAGGCTTTGCGCGTTCCAATGGCGTGGAAGTGGGCAGCCTGAAAGTCATTCATGACGGCAAACAAGAAATTTATGCCCACGAATTTACCCAATCAGGTCAAACACTTGCTGCTTTGCTGGGCGACATCGTTCAGGCTGCCGTGAAAAAATTGCCCATTCCCAAAGTCATGCGTTGGGGCAGCAGCACCCACACGTTTGTGCGCCCCGTTCACGGCTTGATTGCGCTGCATGGCGCGGAAGTTGTGCCGATTAACGTGCTGGGCTTGGACAGCGCAAACAAAACTTTGGGACACCGTTTCTTGTCGCAAGGCGAAATCGTGTTCGCACAAGCCGATGATTATGCAACACAATTAGCCGAGCAAGGCAAAGTCATCGCCCAGTTTACCGAGCGCAAAGCCACCATTCAAGCCGAATTGGACAAGCAAGCAGGCAGCCTGAACGCGACCGTTGCCGCCGATGAAAGTCTGTTGGACGAAGTTACCGCTTTGGTGGAATACCCCGTTGTTTTGCAAGCGAGTTTTGAAGAACATTTCTTGTCCGTGCCACAAGAATGCTTGATTTTGACCATGCAGCAAAATCAAAAATATTTCCCACTTTTGGATAAAAACGGCAAATTGATGAACCAATTTTTGCTGGTTTCCAATCTGAAAACCGATGACCCCAGCCACATCATTCACGGTAATGAGCGCGTGTTGCGCGCGCGTTTGTCGGACGCGGCGTTTTTCTACACGCAAGACCAAAAGGCGACTTTGGCAAGCCGTTTGCCGAAATTGGCGAATGTGGTTTACCACAACAAAATCGGTTCGCAAGCGGAACGTGTTGAAAGATTACAGAAAATTGCCGCACACATTGCAGGCAGCCTGAATGCCGACACCGCACTTGCCGAACGCGCCGCGAAATTGGCAAAAGCCGATTTGGTAACGGAAATGGTGGGCGAATTCCCAGAATTACAAGGGGTTATGGGCAAATATTACGCGCAACTGGACGGCGAACAACCCGAAATCGCGCAAGCCATTGAGCAGCATTATCAGCCGCGTTTTGCGGGCGACACGCTGCCTGAAAGCGCGATTGCGACCGCCGTTGCGCTGGCGGACAAATTGGAAACGCTGGTCGGCATTTGGGGCATTGGCTTGATTCCGACTGGCGACAAAGACCCGTACGCGCTGCGCCGTTCCGCTTTGGGTGTGTTGCGTATGTTGATGAATTATCCTTTGTCTATCAATGATTTGTTGCAATTTGTGGCAGCGCAATTCCCTGCGAATTTGCTGGCTGAAAAAACGGTTGGCGAAGTGGCGGACTTTATGCAGGCGCGTTTGGCGGTGTTGTTGCAAAACGATTATCCGCAAGATGTGGTGGCGGCTGTGTTGGCGCAACGCCCTGACCGTTTAGATGATTTGTTGGCGAAATTGCAAGCTGTTCAATCATTTAAACAATTACCCGAAGCCAGCGCATTGGCAGCCGCCAACAAGCGCGTGCAAAATCTGCTGAAAAAAGCGGAAAGCGAATTGGGCGAAGTGCGTGCCGATTTGTTGGCGCAAGACGAAGAGCAAGCCTTGTTTACCGCCGTGCAAGATTTGCAGCCGCGTGTGCAAACCGCGATTGCCGCGCGTGATTTTCAGGCAGCCTTAAAAGCGTTGGCGGCAATCAAACCGCAAGTTGATGCGTTTTTTGATGGCGTAATGGTGATGGTGGACGATGCGGCTGTGAAACAAAATCGCTTGAATTTGTTGAATTTGTTGGCGAATTTGATGAATGGCGTGGCGGATATTTCGGCATTGAGCGAGTAA
- a CDS encoding AAA family ATPase, giving the protein MNQKPRIKIQHFGAIQQTNPDNQGWLDIEKVTVFIGDQGSGKSTVAKLISTFMWIEKALVRGDLDAKTLQRKGKFTQFLKYHRLESYVQPNSYIEYDGLAKHIIFENNQLKVQKNESHEQNYVLPQIMYVPAERNFISYVKNPRELKITSESLQEFITEFNNAKRALKEPIALPINNIHLKYQEKTDSLKLKGENYEIDLSDGASGFQSAVPLLLVSDYLANSIVNPNVNNAPMSEKERENFSKEMKQILENADFSDEQRRLAISLLSAKFNKKAFINIVEEPEQNLFPNSQWEILKELLKFNDLAEFNQLFITTHSPYIINYLSITIKASQIFQVILDTYFNIYNTELPCGSELEKEIFDKLDEIIDTDCWLESHDLSIYQLKDGVVTLLPEIYGIPSDDNYLNQMLREGNDLIDKLFDIEDEFERRFNDDIYDI; this is encoded by the coding sequence ATGAACCAAAAACCACGTATCAAAATCCAACATTTCGGCGCAATCCAACAAACCAATCCCGACAATCAAGGCTGGTTAGACATTGAGAAAGTAACCGTGTTTATTGGCGACCAAGGTTCGGGCAAAAGCACGGTTGCCAAGCTGATTTCCACATTTATGTGGATAGAAAAAGCGTTGGTGCGTGGCGATTTGGACGCGAAAACCTTGCAGCGCAAAGGCAAATTCACTCAATTTTTGAAATACCATCGTTTGGAAAGCTATGTTCAGCCAAACAGCTATATTGAATACGATGGTTTGGCGAAACACATTATTTTTGAAAACAATCAGTTAAAAGTTCAAAAAAATGAGTCTCACGAGCAGAATTATGTTTTGCCACAAATTATGTATGTGCCAGCCGAACGCAATTTCATTTCTTATGTAAAAAATCCGCGTGAATTGAAAATTACATCGGAAAGTTTGCAAGAATTTATTACTGAATTCAATAATGCCAAACGTGCATTAAAAGAACCGATTGCCCTACCAATTAACAATATTCACTTGAAATATCAAGAAAAAACAGACAGCCTGAAACTCAAAGGCGAAAATTACGAAATTGATTTAAGCGATGGTGCAAGCGGTTTTCAGTCTGCTGTACCTTTGTTGTTGGTGTCGGATTATTTGGCAAATTCTATTGTTAATCCGAATGTCAACAATGCGCCCATGTCTGAAAAAGAACGCGAGAATTTTTCCAAAGAAATGAAACAAATATTAGAAAATGCCGATTTTTCTGATGAACAACGGCGTTTGGCGATTTCGCTTTTATCGGCAAAATTTAATAAAAAAGCCTTTATCAATATTGTGGAAGAACCAGAGCAAAATTTATTCCCTAATTCACAATGGGAGATTTTAAAAGAACTATTAAAATTTAATGATTTGGCAGAATTTAATCAATTATTCATAACTACCCATAGCCCCTATATCATCAATTATTTGAGTATAACAATTAAGGCTTCACAAATTTTTCAGGTGATTTTAGATACATATTTCAATATTTATAATACAGAGCTTCCATGTGGTTCTGAATTAGAAAAAGAAATATTTGATAAGCTTGATGAAATTATTGATACAGATTGTTGGCTAGAAAGTCATGATTTATCTATTTATCAATTAAAAGATGGCGTTGTAACTCTGCTACCTGAAATTTACGGCATTCCTTCTGATGATAATTACCTTAATCAAATGCTGCGAGAAGGCAATGATTTAATTGATAAATTATTTGATATTGAAGATGAATTTGAAAGAAGATTTAATGATGACATCTACGACATCTAA
- a CDS encoding glycosyltransferase family 52, translating into MPNLFICLTPLQALIAQQLIRQTAPTPAHLLMVCYAEADNAKFRHYYQTTAQLCQRSDYIVVPSNSWKRIFNLSKLLKNLDKLYQTIYAASIDNPNVQYPISHLHFEKLETFDDGTGNLYPDSILYRNHAATIKCKIIKALQRIRYQTEDLRHLSAQHHTLYPNQANISSNTVPLQLWDTQPETPFSGSLKPQKILLGQPLFTRNEDNITLFNQLCDHIQANAYFPHPRENYRLDKVEYIDTILIFEDYLLQQIQMQPETEFHIYHLASTAAINVNHFPRTQIHALRPDSEFFRQPGLIYLYDLMAKMDIAIEDFALDKAA; encoded by the coding sequence ATGCCCAATTTATTCATTTGTCTCACCCCGCTACAAGCCCTAATCGCCCAGCAACTTATCCGCCAAACCGCACCCACGCCCGCACATTTGCTGATGGTATGTTACGCCGAAGCCGATAACGCCAAATTCCGCCACTATTACCAAACCACCGCCCAGCTTTGCCAACGTTCCGATTATATTGTCGTGCCAAGTAATTCATGGAAACGAATATTTAATCTTTCCAAATTATTGAAAAATTTAGATAAATTATATCAAACCATTTACGCTGCCAGTATAGACAACCCCAATGTCCAATATCCCATTAGCCATTTGCATTTTGAAAAACTGGAAACTTTTGACGATGGCACAGGCAATCTCTATCCCGACAGCATTTTGTATCGCAATCATGCGGCAACAATAAAATGTAAAATAATCAAGGCATTACAAAGAATTCGTTACCAAACCGAAGATTTGCGCCACCTATCCGCGCAACATCACACGCTGTATCCCAATCAAGCCAATATCAGCTCAAACACCGTGCCGCTACAATTATGGGATACGCAGCCTGAAACCCCATTTTCAGGCAGCCTGAAACCGCAAAAAATTTTATTGGGACAACCCCTGTTTACGCGCAATGAAGACAATATCACCCTGTTTAACCAATTGTGCGACCACATTCAAGCCAATGCCTATTTTCCGCATCCACGCGAAAATTATCGTTTGGATAAAGTAGAATATATTGATACCATATTGATTTTTGAAGATTATTTATTGCAACAAATCCAAATGCAGCCTGAAACCGAATTTCACATTTATCATCTTGCTAGTACCGCTGCAATCAATGTGAACCATTTTCCACGCACCCAAATTCATGCATTGCGCCCCGATAGTGAATTTTTCAGGCAGCCTGGTTTGATATATTTGTATGATTTAATGGCGAAAATGGATATTGCGATAGAAGATTTTGCGCTGGATAAGGCAGCCTGA
- a CDS encoding oligosaccharide flippase family protein, whose protein sequence is MKILKDSLIYLFGELVAKALPFLLLPYLTRKFGSAGFGELSYYQTIGSLLIIVFAFSQDGALTRYFYVYGKRNLHNIMLSGYLYTLFCTIIALLYAWFSQSMILAAVIVAAAAQSILGVQLAWRQCQKYAVSYTLIQIASGVLTSLLTVVFLESSDHISPTPRFAALFIGNIIISLIAYYFAKPKHFAKKGSLKILKLSGCYIIAFGAPLLLHHASGFIKGQLDRIVIYQHYPAEQLGIYAAAYQVASILSILLLAINKATVPHYYQAIKQGSLNATKVRQFARYSLIIAPLPAFITYMLPEKLFLWLLGAAYGGVQHYICLFLIGFGLTIPYYLLVNYLFYYGKNKLIASISLLSTGAYLLALFATALLGIAWIPLAMIIGNIAILPILFYYVREEKAA, encoded by the coding sequence ATGAAAATCTTAAAAGATAGCCTGATTTATTTATTCGGCGAATTGGTCGCCAAAGCCCTGCCATTTTTGCTGTTGCCGTATTTGACACGCAAATTTGGCAGCGCAGGTTTTGGCGAATTGTCTTACTATCAAACCATTGGCTCATTGTTGATAATTGTCTTCGCATTCAGCCAAGATGGCGCACTCACGCGCTATTTTTATGTGTATGGTAAGCGCAATTTGCACAATATCATGCTTTCAGGCTACCTTTATACGCTATTTTGTACGATTATTGCATTATTATACGCATGGTTTAGCCAATCTATGATATTGGCTGCTGTCATTGTCGCCGCCGCAGCACAAAGCATACTCGGCGTGCAATTAGCATGGCGACAATGTCAAAAATATGCTGTGTCGTACACGCTGATTCAAATTGCCAGCGGCGTATTGACCAGTTTGCTGACAGTAGTTTTTTTGGAATCCAGCGACCACATCAGTCCCACGCCACGTTTCGCTGCCTTATTTATTGGCAATATCATCATTTCCCTAATAGCTTATTATTTTGCCAAACCCAAGCATTTTGCCAAAAAAGGCAGCCTGAAAATCCTAAAACTTTCAGGCTGCTACATCATCGCATTTGGTGCGCCATTATTATTGCATCATGCCAGCGGTTTCATCAAAGGGCAGTTGGACCGTATTGTGATTTATCAGCATTATCCTGCTGAACAATTGGGTATTTATGCCGCAGCTTACCAAGTTGCCAGCATATTGAGCATATTATTGCTCGCCATCAATAAAGCCACCGTGCCACATTATTATCAAGCCATCAAACAAGGCAGCCTGAATGCCACCAAAGTGCGTCAATTCGCGCGATATAGCCTGATAATTGCGCCATTGCCCGCATTTATCACATATATGCTGCCTGAAAAATTATTTCTATGGCTATTGGGTGCCGCATACGGCGGCGTGCAGCATTATATTTGTTTGTTTTTAATCGGATTTGGATTGACTATTCCCTATTATTTGCTGGTCAATTACCTGTTTTATTACGGCAAAAACAAACTCATCGCCAGCATTTCGCTCCTGTCCACAGGCGCGTATTTGCTCGCCTTATTTGCCACCGCCTTGCTCGGCATCGCATGGATACCGCTCGCCATGATAATCGGCAATATCGCCATTTTGCCGATACTGTTTTATTATGTGCGCGAAGAAAAGGCAGCCTGA
- a CDS encoding DUF4298 domain-containing protein, whose translation MQNEINRIQALYREWLQLQEKLQREQKDWQRANQIMHELNAFYFDGQFQEFYEKMEQGADVDLRTEGEYSVMSEDTLWNAFHEHQQLAWARLRGAIDVLDKQDE comes from the coding sequence GTGCAAAATGAAATCAATCGTATCCAAGCACTTTATCGTGAATGGCTGCAATTACAGGAAAAACTGCAAAGAGAACAAAAAGACTGGCAACGTGCTAATCAAATTATGCATGAATTAAATGCCTTTTATTTTGATGGTCAATTTCAAGAATTCTATGAAAAAATGGAACAGGGTGCGGACGTGGATTTGCGTACCGAAGGGGAATACAGTGTGATGAGCGAAGATACGCTGTGGAATGCTTTTCATGAACATCAACAGTTGGCGTGGGCGCGTTTGCGTGGTGCGATTGATGTGTTGGATAAACAAGATGAGTGA
- a CDS encoding glutamine--tRNA ligase/YqeY domain fusion protein — MLNKDQFADNHFIRTTIEDDLQSGKHTAIQTRFPPEPNGYLHIGHAKSICLNFGLAYVFDGKCNLRFDDTNPEKENQEYVDSIKEDVQWLGFKWEGEPRYASDYFDQLFDYAVGLIKDGKAYVCELTPDEMREYRGTLTEAGKNSPYRDRIVEENLDLFMKMRDGAFPDGSKTLRLKIDMASGNINMRDPVIYRIRRAHHHNTGDKWCIYPMYDYTHAISDAIENITHSLCTLEFEAHRPLYDWVLDNIPIQSHPRQYEFSRLELLYSITSKRKLNQLVSENHVSGWDDPRMPTISGMRRRGYTPEGLRLFAKRVGISKSENIVDMSVLEGAIREELEHSAPRLMAVLNPLKVTLTNFEHGKTQSRTAAFHPNNDSFGEREVPISSTIYIEQDDFAEVPPKGWKRLTLGGEVRLRHGYVIKCDEVVKDKNSQVIELKCSIDHDTLGKNPEGRKVKGVIHWVSAEHAVPIKARLYDRLFTVERPDAVRGDDGEYLPFTDFINPQSIQEITAFAEPVVRDLPAESHWQFERMGYFVTDRYDHKMGETPVFNRTVTLKDSWQK; from the coding sequence ATGTTAAACAAAGACCAATTTGCCGACAACCACTTTATCCGCACGACCATTGAAGACGATTTACAAAGTGGCAAACACACCGCCATTCAAACGCGCTTTCCGCCCGAACCCAACGGCTATTTGCACATCGGACACGCCAAATCCATTTGCTTGAATTTTGGCTTGGCGTATGTGTTTGACGGCAAATGCAATTTGCGTTTTGACGACACCAATCCCGAAAAAGAAAACCAAGAATACGTTGATTCCATTAAAGAAGACGTGCAATGGCTCGGCTTTAAATGGGAAGGCGAACCGCGTTATGCCTCTGATTATTTTGACCAATTATTTGATTACGCAGTCGGCTTAATCAAAGACGGCAAAGCCTACGTTTGCGAACTCACGCCAGACGAAATGCGCGAATATCGCGGCACTCTGACCGAAGCAGGCAAAAACAGCCCCTACCGCGACCGCATCGTAGAAGAAAACCTTGATTTGTTTATGAAAATGCGAGACGGCGCATTCCCAGACGGCAGCAAAACCCTGCGCCTGAAAATTGACATGGCATCGGGCAATATCAATATGCGCGACCCCGTGATTTACCGCATTCGCCGCGCCCACCACCACAATACTGGCGACAAATGGTGCATTTACCCGATGTACGATTACACCCACGCCATTTCCGATGCCATTGAAAACATTACCCATTCTTTGTGTACTTTGGAATTTGAAGCGCACCGTCCGCTTTACGATTGGGTGTTGGACAATATCCCGATTCAATCGCACCCGCGCCAATACGAATTTTCGCGTTTGGAATTGCTGTACTCCATCACATCAAAACGAAAATTAAATCAACTGGTTAGCGAAAACCACGTTTCAGGCTGGGACGACCCACGCATGCCCACTATTTCGGGTATGCGAAGACGCGGCTACACGCCCGAAGGTTTGCGCCTGTTTGCCAAACGCGTGGGCATTTCCAAATCGGAAAACATTGTGGACATGAGCGTTTTGGAAGGCGCCATCCGCGAAGAATTGGAACATTCCGCGCCACGTTTGATGGCGGTGCTCAATCCTTTGAAAGTGACTTTGACCAATTTTGAACACGGCAAAACGCAAAGCCGCACAGCCGCATTCCACCCCAATAACGACAGCTTTGGCGAGCGTGAAGTGCCAATCAGTTCAACCATTTACATTGAACAAGACGACTTTGCCGAAGTGCCACCAAAAGGCTGGAAACGCCTGACTTTGGGCGGTGAAGTGCGTTTGCGACACGGTTACGTCATCAAATGCGATGAAGTCGTGAAAGACAAAAACAGTCAAGTCATTGAATTGAAATGCAGCATTGACCACGACACTTTGGGCAAAAATCCCGAAGGTCGCAAAGTGAAAGGCGTGATTCACTGGGTGTCTGCCGAACACGCTGTGCCCATCAAAGCGCGTTTGTATGACCGCCTGTTTACGGTAGAACGCCCCGATGCGGTGCGTGGCGATGATGGCGAATATTTGCCGTTTACCGATTTCATCAATCCGCAATCCATTCAAGAGATTACTGCGTTTGCCGAGCCTGTGGTGCGCGATTTGCCAGCCGAAAGCCATTGGCAATTTGAACGCATGGGCTATTTTGTTACCGACCGATATGACCATAAAATGGGGGAAACACCTGTGTTCAATCGTACGGTTACACTAAAAGATAGTTGGCAAAAGTAA
- the efp gene encoding elongation factor P: MKTAQELRAGNVFMIGNDPMVVQKTEYIKGGRSSAKVSMKLKNLLTGAASETIVKADDKFDVIILSRKNCKYSYFADPMYVFMDEEFNQYEIEADNIGDALKFIVDGMEDDCEVTFYEGNAISVELPTIIVREVEYTEPAVKGDTSGKVMKTARLVGGTEIQVMSYIENGDKVEIDTRTGEFRKRA; this comes from the coding sequence ATGAAAACTGCACAAGAATTACGCGCTGGTAATGTATTTATGATTGGCAACGACCCTATGGTAGTTCAAAAAACCGAATATATTAAAGGCGGTCGCTCATCAGCTAAAGTTTCTATGAAATTAAAAAACTTACTGACTGGCGCAGCTTCTGAAACCATCGTTAAAGCTGATGACAAATTTGATGTAATTATCCTATCACGTAAAAACTGCAAATATAGTTACTTTGCAGACCCTATGTATGTATTTATGGATGAAGAATTTAATCAATACGAAATTGAAGCTGATAATATCGGTGATGCCTTAAAATTCATCGTAGATGGCATGGAAGATGATTGCGAAGTAACTTTCTACGAAGGTAACGCAATTTCAGTAGAATTGCCCACTATCATTGTACGCGAAGTGGAATACACTGAACCTGCCGTTAAAGGTGATACTTCTGGTAAAGTAATGAAAACTGCACGTTTAGTTGGTGGCACTGAAATCCAAGTAATGTCTTACATTGAAAATGGAGATAAAGTAGAAATTGATACACGTACGGGTGAATTCCGTAAACGTGCTTAA
- a CDS encoding IS630 transposase-related protein — protein sequence MILEKLNSGYSYRELAAEYGISRSTIQLWKKCIERKPYPKRTNKINDELLRKDVEQFPDDFQRERAVRFNCSQRAIGVALKRLKITQKKDS from the coding sequence ATGATTTTAGAAAAATTAAATTCGGGTTACAGCTACCGTGAATTGGCAGCGGAATATGGCATCAGTCGCAGTACCATTCAACTATGGAAAAAATGCATTGAACGTAAACCCTACCCCAAAAGAACCAATAAAATCAATGATGAATTATTGCGAAAAGACGTAGAACAATTTCCTGATGATTTTCAAAGAGAACGCGCTGTTCGCTTTAACTGTTCACAAAGAGCCATTGGTGTGGCACTTAAACGGCTAAAAATCACTCAAAAAAAAGATTCTTAA
- a CDS encoding Na+/H+ antiporter family protein — MNAVIIGVLVMLILSVSRVHVVLSLVVGAFAGGLSAGLPLSDIVDTADKVIQTGVMTHFQNGVKNGATIALSYAMLGAFAMAITHSGLPQQVAGAVIRKIETRHARDTIPTGTNKIKWGLLLGLLAMGIMSQNIVPIHIAFIPMIIPPLLLVFNRLHIDRRLLACVITFGLVTTYMFLPYGFGAIFLNNILLTNIEKAGMNIKDINVMHAMAIPALGMFTGLVLAFIHYRKPRIYQDKQIDADNEDSATHQPQISAYRSAVAALAILVCFSIQLLYKDALMVGAMLGFAVFMMLGVVRRSEADIVFNKGIKMMATIGFIMIAAQGFAEVMQATEQIKPLVEASASMFAGNKAMAAFAMLIVGLLVTMGIGSSFSTLPIITAIYVPLCAGLGFSPLATVAIIGTAGALGDAGSPASDSTLGPTMGLNIDGQHDHMRDSVIPTFVHYNIPLFIAGWIAALVL; from the coding sequence ATGAATGCAGTAATTATTGGTGTACTTGTCATGTTGATACTCTCTGTATCACGTGTACATGTTGTTTTAAGTTTAGTAGTAGGTGCATTTGCTGGTGGCTTATCGGCTGGCTTACCTTTATCAGATATTGTTGATACAGCAGATAAAGTAATACAAACTGGGGTAATGACACATTTCCAAAATGGTGTTAAGAATGGTGCAACGATTGCATTATCATATGCAATGCTGGGAGCTTTTGCCATGGCAATTACACATTCAGGTTTACCACAACAAGTGGCAGGTGCAGTTATTCGCAAAATTGAAACACGACACGCTCGTGATACGATTCCTACTGGCACGAACAAAATCAAATGGGGTTTACTATTAGGATTATTAGCAATGGGTATTATGAGTCAAAATATTGTACCCATTCACATTGCATTTATCCCAATGATAATCCCTCCTTTATTATTGGTATTCAATCGTTTACATATTGACCGTCGTTTATTAGCCTGTGTCATTACATTTGGCTTGGTAACCACTTATATGTTTTTACCCTATGGTTTTGGTGCTATTTTCTTGAATAATATTTTGCTGACAAACATTGAGAAAGCAGGTATGAATATTAAAGACATCAATGTTATGCACGCTATGGCAATTCCTGCTTTGGGTATGTTTACAGGCTTAGTATTAGCATTTATCCACTATCGTAAACCTCGCATTTATCAAGATAAACAAATTGATGCAGACAATGAAGATTCAGCTACACACCAACCACAAATCTCTGCTTACCGAAGTGCAGTTGCAGCATTAGCTATTCTTGTGTGCTTCTCTATCCAACTACTCTATAAAGATGCGTTAATGGTTGGTGCCATGCTAGGTTTTGCCGTATTTATGATGTTAGGCGTTGTCCGCCGCAGCGAAGCAGATATTGTATTTAATAAAGGCATTAAAATGATGGCAACCATCGGCTTTATTATGATTGCTGCACAAGGTTTCGCTGAAGTAATGCAAGCAACCGAACAAATTAAACCATTGGTCGAAGCCAGCGCATCCATGTTTGCAGGCAACAAAGCCATGGCAGCTTTCGCTATGTTAATAGTTGGATTATTAGTTACAATGGGCATTGGCAGTTCCTTCTCTACACTACCAATTATTACCGCCATTTATGTTCCTTTATGTGCAGGATTAGGATTTTCACCATTAGCAACTGTTGCCATTATTGGCACAGCAGGTGCATTGGGCGATGCAGGCTCTCCCGCCTCCGATTCCACACTTGGTCCAACGATGGGTTTGAATATTGACGGACAACACGACCATATGCGCGATAGTGTTATTCCAACCTTTGTTCACTATAATATTCCCCTATTTATTGCAGGTTGGATTGCTGCATTAGTTCTATAA
- a CDS encoding D-alanyl-D-alanine carboxypeptidase family protein gives MKFLLFLFINMLSFSLWAAAPAPKSAPKSTSTPTLNQVSGMVSPQKDARLVRIPSKYTNKTEYIQKNVLPDLEGMILAARKDGVNLRVISAFRSYSHQKHLWQRKWQRTSGNDKKRLQAVLRYSNPPAFSRHHWGSDVDLNSLKLTYWASADGKKTQRWLQKNARKFGFCQVYSQRCKSGHREEKQA, from the coding sequence ATGAAGTTTCTTTTATTTTTGTTTATCAATATGTTGTCTTTCAGTTTGTGGGCAGCCGCTCCCGCGCCAAAATCTGCACCCAAATCCACAAGCACACCCACGCTCAATCAAGTAAGCGGCATGGTGTCGCCACAAAAAGACGCGCGTTTGGTACGCATACCCAGCAAATACACCAACAAAACCGAATACATTCAAAAAAATGTCCTGCCCGATTTGGAAGGCATGATACTTGCCGCGCGTAAAGATGGCGTGAATTTGCGCGTGATTTCTGCGTTTCGCTCGTATTCGCATCAAAAACATCTGTGGCAACGCAAATGGCAACGGACTTCGGGCAACGATAAAAAGCGGTTGCAAGCCGTGTTGCGTTATTCCAATCCGCCTGCGTTCAGCCGTCATCATTGGGGGTCTGATGTGGATTTGAATAGCTTGAAATTGACCTATTGGGCAAGCGCGGACGGCAAAAAAACGCAGCGTTGGTTGCAAAAAAATGCGCGAAAATTTGGTTTTTGCCAAGTCTATTCGCAGCGTTGCAAAAGTGGGCATCGGGAAGAAAAGCAAGCGTAG